The Helicoverpa armigera isolate CAAS_96S chromosome 25, ASM3070526v1, whole genome shotgun sequence genome has a window encoding:
- the LOC110376601 gene encoding protein wntless, giving the protein MTGTIIENLSGRKLAILVSFLLFCQVTCFLIGGLVAPMPANTQNILGTVCRDMSIVKNDTTKWYYNRGKGSCKTVDLGETHHDLSETDIVFAFQMPVPRESKILDYSRWQQNLIGVLQVDIKYHSQIEVQPRSTITIDARLAYRNKGDPEDQWKLYTQSVEKRHLDCDIDVKSEEYLYNCSAIPLFELGSLFHDYYLLNVRLPVETPTMNSHIGHIQDMWLTVINQNGGFTKVWLSLKTVFFPCIIGILVWFWRRIHMLQRKPVLLEKMLLALGLALCLLNMPIEYLTLHFDLPFMLLLGDIRQGLFYATLFSFWLIFAGEHMLIQDASAQSSVKQYWRHLSAVAMGCISLFIFDMCERGVQLRNPFYSIWVTDIGTNLALTFIILAGISTGVYFLFLCYMIWQVFINISHKRQSLPTMCSVRRLHYEGIIYRFKFLMLATLLCAALTVIGFILGQVAEGQWKWDENIELEYTSAFFTGVYGMWNIYIFALLVLYAPSHKRWPVVENTSDTQNLSEEMEFSPLPSERGSSEISSLTSFIRKTTID; this is encoded by the coding sequence ATGACGGGGACTATAATTGAAAACTTAAGTGGGCGTAAACTCGCCATTTTAGtgagttttcttttgttttgtcaaGTAACATGTTTCTTAATCGGTGGGTTGGTCGCACCCATGCCTGCAAACACTCAAAATATACTTGGAACCGTGTGCCGTGATATGTCCATTGTGAAAAATGACACGACTAAGTGGTATTACAACCGTGGGAAGGGCTCTTGCAAGACCGTCGACCTTGGTGAAACGCATCACGATTTATCGGAGACCGACATAGTTTTCGCTTTTCAAATGCCGGTTCCCCGAGAGAGCAAGATTCTAGACTATTCGCGGTGGCAACAAAACCTGATCGGAGTGCTGCAGGTGGATATAAAGTACCACTCGCAGATCGAGGTGCAGCCACGCAGCACGATTACAATCGACGCTCGCTTGGCGTACCGAAATAAAGGCGACCCCGAAGATCAATGGAAATTGTACACACAATCTGTCGAAAAGCGTCATTTGGACTGTGATATTGATGTGAAAAGTGAGGAATACCTATACAACTGCTCGGCAATACCATTGTTTGAGTTAGGTTCTTTGTTCCATGACTATTATCTGCTCAATGTTAGACTGCCTGTGGAGACGCCGACAATGAACTCGCATATAGGGCACATACAGGACATGTGGCTGACTGTGATCAACCAAAACGGGGGCTTTACAAAAGTATGGCTGTCtttaaaaactgtatttttccCTTGCATCATAGGTATACTTGTATGGTTTTGGAGGCGCATTCATATGCTGCAACGGAAGCCTGTGTTATTGGAGAAAATGTTGCTAGCCTTGGGATTAGCTCTTTGTCTTCTAAACATGCCTATTGAGTACCTAACTTTGCATTTTGACTTGCCATTCATGTTATTGTTAGGAGATATCCGTCAAGGGTTGTTCTATGCTACATTGTTTTCATTCTGGCTCATTTTTGCTGGGGAGCACATGTTGATTCAAGATGCCTCGGCACAGAGCTCTGTGAAGCAGTACTGGAGGCATCTGAGTGCCGTCGCTATGGGATGTATCTCTCTATTCATATTTGACATGTGTGAGAGAGGTGTACAACTCCGTAACCCATTTTATTCTATCTGGGTGACAGATATAGGCACTAATCTGGCTCTGACTTTCATTATATTGGCTGGGATATCAACTGGAGTTTATTTCCTATTCTTGTGCTACATGATCTGGCaagtttttataaacatttcacACAAGAGGCAGTCTTTGCCTACAATGTGCTCTGTTCGTCGCCTACACTACGAGGGGATTATCTATCGCTTCAAGTTTCTTATGTTGGCTACCCTGCTCTGCGCTGCATTGACTGTGATTGGTTTCATACTCGGACAAGTTGCTGAAGGCCAGTGGAAGTGGGATGAGAACATTGAGCTTGAATACACTTCAGCATTCTTCACTGGAGTGTATGGTATGTGGAATATCTACATCTTTGCACTGTTGGTGTTGTATGCCCCAAGTCACAAACGTTGGCCAGTCGTTGAGAACACTTCGGACACACAGAATTTGAGCGAGGAGATGGAATTCAGCCCTCTTCCTAGCGAGAGGGGAAGTAGTGAGATTTCTTCTCTTACATCCTTCATAAGGAAGACTACCATTGACTAA